The Caldisericia bacterium genome segment AGAAACTTGCTTTCAATTATTTCCATATTTAATTTAAAACTCCTCTTTTAATCTCTCTATAAATAGTTTTTTTAATTCTTCTGTATACTCATTAAGGGTCTCTGAATTGAATTCTTTATTTTTATATTTATCAGGATAAATGGGAGGATAAATTTTACTTTTAATTTTTGTAAAAAATTTAGGAAATTTGCTCCCCCTTGGAAAAGCATCAAAACTCCCTTTGATTAAAATCATTTGAATTGGAGAGTTATTTTTTAAAGAAAAGAAATTGGCTCCTGAATGGAAATTCTCTTCCTGAAATTTACCATCTGGACTTCTTGTTGCTTCAGGAAAAATACCTAAATTCTCATTTTTATTTAAATAGTATAGACCCAATTTAATAACATTTCTATCAAGTTTATTTCTTTTAACAGGAATAATTTCCATAAATTCTAAAAATTTCTTAAGAAAACCCTTAAACACTTCTTCTTTTGCAAGAAAGTGAATATATTTATTTGGTTTAAGAGAAATTGCCATAATTAAAAAATCAAACCATGAGTTATGATTTGCAACAAAAATAATTCCACCACCATTTAATTCATTCTCTTTCCCATAAACCTTAAAGAAAAAGAAAAGCTTAAATAAAATAAATGCAATAATATAAAGGATAAAATATACTAATTTTCTAAAAAATCTTTTCATATTAACCCTCTCTTTTTTAACTCATTAATAACTATATTTAATGTATCTTCTTTTTTTAAATTTGTATTATCAATTATTAATGCATCCTTTGCAGGCTTTAATGGTGAAATTTTCCTTGAAGTATCTCTTATATCTCTTTTAAATAGTTCTTCTTCAATTTTATCAGGAGAATAACCCTTTTCAATGAGTTGTTTTATCCTTCTTTTTTTCCTCTCTTCTTCATCTGCGGTTAAAAATATTTTTAAATCAGCATTTTTAAAAACAACAGTACCTATATCTCTACCTGCGACTACTAAATTTTCACTTTTTGCTAAATTTCTTAAATAATTATTTATAACCCTTCTTACACATCTATTCATTGATAATTTTGAACTAATATCAGAAACTTCTGGAGAATAAAGTTCTTCTTTGTCTTCAAAGGTCTCAAAAATTTCATTCCAATTTTTTGATTTTAAAAATTTTTTCAAATTTTTATTTTCTAATTTATATAGATAAGCAACAATTCTATAAAGTTTTCCAGAATCTATAAATTTAATACCAAGATAATTTGAAAGATTTTTTCCTAATTTTGTTTTACCTGATGCAGAGGGGCCATCAACTGCAATAATCATATTTAATATTCAATTCCTCTTCTTCCACTTATGCCTTTATTAAATGGATGTTTAATCATTTTAAATTCTGTAACATAATCACTTATCTCTAAAATCTCATTTGGAGCGTCTCTACCAGTTAAAACAAGTTCAAGTTTCTTAGGTTTATTTATAACAAACTCTAAAAATTCATCCATAGGTAACATATTATATTTTAATACAAGATTTATCTCATCAAGAACAAGTATATCAACAAGTTTTGAAATTTCTTTTGCCTTTTCAAAAGCCATTCTTACATGTTTTAAATCTTCTTCACTTGGATTTTTAAAATCAATAAAACAAATTTTACATGAAAGATCACATTTTTCAAAACCCT includes the following:
- a CDS encoding cob(I)yrinic acid a,c-diamide adenosyltransferase gives rise to the protein MNELGLIHCYTGDGKGKTTSSIGLIIRALGHHYKIGFIQFLKGISYYGELFFLYKLYPDVIFYHFGRDCPKSSLIKQGFEKCDLSCKICFIDFKNPSEEDLKHVRMAFEKAKEISKLVDILVLDEINLVLKYNMLPMDEFLEFVINKPKKLELVLTGRDAPNEILEISDYVTEFKMIKHPFNKGISGRRGIEY
- the cmk gene encoding (d)CMP kinase gives rise to the protein MIIAVDGPSASGKTKLGKNLSNYLGIKFIDSGKLYRIVAYLYKLENKNLKKFLKSKNWNEIFETFEDKEELYSPEVSDISSKLSMNRCVRRVINNYLRNLAKSENLVVAGRDIGTVVFKNADLKIFLTADEEERKKRRIKQLIEKGYSPDKIEEELFKRDIRDTSRKISPLKPAKDALIIDNTNLKKEDTLNIVINELKKRGLI
- a CDS encoding lysophospholipid acyltransferase family protein encodes the protein MKRFFRKLVYFILYIIAFILFKLFFFFKVYGKENELNGGGIIFVANHNSWFDFLIMAISLKPNKYIHFLAKEEVFKGFLKKFLEFMEIIPVKRNKLDRNVIKLGLYYLNKNENLGIFPEATRSPDGKFQEENFHSGANFFSLKNNSPIQMILIKGSFDAFPRGSKFPKFFTKIKSKIYPPIYPDKYKNKEFNSETLNEYTEELKKLFIERLKEEF